A region of the Roseobacter denitrificans OCh 114 genome:
ACTGCGGCGCAATGCCGGGGCCTTTGTCAACGACAACTGGACCCCTCAACATGCCGCGATTCTCAAGGCCGCCGCATCGGACCCGCGCGTCGCGCGCATCTTCATCTTTCCCGGCGCAAAGGTTCAGCTTTGCAACACAGCGACAGGTGACCGGTCATGGTTGCGCAAGATCAGACCGTGGTTCGGGCATCACTATCATTTCCATGTGCGCCTGTCCTGTCCGAGCGGATCGACCGGCTGTGTGGATCAAACCCCGCCACCCGCAGGGGACGGATGCGCGGATGCGCAGGCGTGGGTCAATAATATCCTGAACCCGCCCCCACCTGATCCCAATGCGAAACCTCGAAAGCCAAGGCCGCCCGTGCGCCTTGCTGATCTGCCTGCACAATGCGCCGACGTTTTACAATCGCAATAATCAGCGCCGTGGCCCTCGCGCCGTGGTTCTGGTTCAAGCCTGTCGCGCCGCCGGATCAACCCGCTCACCTGTTGGCAGTAACCGACATCCCCCGCGACGAGGACTGGATCGGCGGCCTGTCCGGCATTGATCTGACACCTGATGGCACGGAATTTGTCTTTGTCACGGACCGGGGGCATGTGGCGCGCGGTCAGCTCCTGCGCAGGGACGGGCAACTGACGGGAATCGAGATCGACACGAAACGCGTGTTGGTCGACCCGCGCGGCCGTGTCTGGGAAACACTGCAAACGGACGCGGAAGGGGTCGCATGGGCCGCGTCTGGTGCGATTTTCGTGTCCTTTGAGCACGCCCACCGCGTGCACGCCTACCCGACGCTGGACACGCCGGAGAAACTCCCAAGCTACACCCGTGCATGGGGCGCATTCAAACAAAACGGCGGGCTTGAAGCGCTCGCCATTCAGGACGGCGGATCGCTGTTCGCGATCCCCGAGCATGTCCATCCCGGCGCTTGGGCCGCACTGGTCTATCGCCGCAAACCGGGGGAGGCGTGGCAACAGGCCTTTACCCTTCCGGTCACCGACGAATTCTCCCCGGTTGGGGCCGATTTTGGCCCCGATGGACGGCTCTATGTGCTTGAGCGCGGCCTGTATCCCTTCGGCTTTTACAGCCGCGTGCGGGCGATGAGAGTGCAGGAAGACAGTGTGACGGATATCGAAACTGTTCTGCAAACCAAACTGGGGACGCATGGCAACCTCGAAGGCCTCGCAGTCTGGCGCGACGCTGCCGGGACGATCAGGCTGACCATGGTGTCTGACGATAATTTCTATCCCTTCATGCGCGGTGAAATTGTCGAATACGCTCTGACGCAAAGGGTTGCCACGCAGCCGCAATAGGCCTAAAGACGCGGCGTCGGCGATGGTTGCCGACCAAGTGCCGCACCCTTGCCAAAACGGATTATTCACATGACACGCGCTCACCTCCCCGGCATCATTGCCATGGCTGCAATCGTTGTTGCCTCCAATATTCTTGTCCAGTTCCTGTTCGGAAACTGGCTGACGTGGGGGGCCTTCACCTACCCGCTCGCCTTTCTCGTTACGGACATCATGAACCGCGTCTACGGTGCGCAGGCTGCCCGGCGCGTTGTGTTCACCGGCTTTATCGTCGGGATCATCTGTTCGCTGATCGGCACACAGATCATGGGCGAATATGGGCCGCTGGTTACGCTTCGGATCGCAATCGGGTCCGGCATCGCCTTCCTGACGGCGCAGTTGCTGGATGTGTCGATCTTTTCCGCACTTCGGGGAGGAACATGGTGGCGCGCGCCGCTGGCCTCTACGCTGATCGGCAGCACCGTCGATACTGCCTTATTTTTCAGCATCGCCTTTTCAGCAAGCCTCAGCTTCATCGAGCCTGCCAATGACGTATCCTGGGCGGGGGAGGTTCTGCCGATCCTTGGATTTGGCCCGCAGGCCCCGCTGTGGGTGTCGCTTGCGATTGCAGATTGGGGCGTCAAGCTGAGCCTTGCGCTGCTGGCGCTGGTGCCGTTCCGCCTGATCACCGGGCGGATGACCGCCGCGCAGTAACACATCTTTAACGAAAAAAAGCTTGGCAAATTTCTGAACCTATGCAACGATTCTGATATCAGAAACAGATAGGTAAAGGAGGTGATCCAGTGTCAAGAAAGGTATTGGAGAGAGGTGTCGGAACAGCTTTGGAGGTCGCCTGCTAAGGCAGCCCTTACCGGGCAGACCACAGGGTGGACGTGATCGTCTAACCGATCCCACCTCCGCAACCATTCGATTGGGCCGCACTGTAAATGTGCGGCCCTTTTTGATAGGCGTGGCCGCGCGAACACCTGAGCGGAAACCCATCCGCCCATTCAGTCAGCGTTTGAGGGCGGTTTGCCCGAGGTCATCATGAGAATAAGCGACAACATCACCATCGAGGATTGGGAACTGACCGAGAGCTTCATGCGCTCCTCCGGTCCCGGCGGGCAGAACGTCAACAAGGTTTCATCCGCCGTTGAACTGCGGTTTGAGGCCGCGCGTTCACCAAATTTGCCCGCACCGGTCAAAACCCGCCTGAAACGGCTGGCCGGGCGGCGCTGGACAACCGATGGCGCGCTGGTTCTGCAATGCGAGGAAACCCGCAGTCAGGCGCGCAATCGGGAAATTATCCGCGAGCGCCTGGCAGAGCTTATCCGCAAGGCGCTGGTGGCCCCCAAACGGCGGATCGCAACGCGCCCCACGCTGGGGTCTAAAAAGCGGCGGCTCAAGGCCAAGAAGCAACGCGGCGAGGTCAAATCCCTGCGCGGTCGGGTGGATCCGGAATAATGCCGGCAGTACGCGCAACATCCTTGCGAGAGGTCCAAGGGCGCGCCGCAGGGCAACCGGTCAAGATCTGCCAATGGAAACTGGTGCTGATGCGATCACGACATGTGCCGCAGCCTTGTGCGATACGATTTACAGGGCTAACACGCAGCACAAGGAAACGCCGAACAGGCTTTGGCGACGTCTTGCAGAAGAATATAGGAAACCCATGACCCACAACGTGTATAAGAACGATCTGCCTGATGGGCTTGACCTCGGCCCGATGGTGGCAATTGATTGCGAGACGATGGGCCTGCACCCGCATCGCGACCGTCTGTGCGTCGTGCAGCTTTCGGGCGGGGACGGCAAGGCGCATCTGATCCAGATCGCAAAGGGCCAGACCGAGGCGCCGAACCTGTGCAAGCTGCTCGAAGATCCCAAGGTGCTCAAGCTGTTTCATTTCGGGCGTTTTGACATCGCGGCCATGCTCAATGCTTTTGGCGCAACGGCGGCGCCGGTATATTGCACGAAAATCGCCAGCCGTTTGGTACGCACCTATACGGACCGCCACGGTCTGGCCAAACTGCTGCAAGAACTCTTGGCGATCGACATTTCGAAACAGCAACAATCCAGCGACTGGGGTGCGGAGACGCTCACAGACGCGCAGATTGAATATGCCGCATCGGATGTTCTCTATCTGCACCAATTACGCGAGGCCCTGAACAAGATGCTGGAACGGGAGGGCCGCATGGAAACAGCGCAGGCCTGTTTTGACTTTCTGCCGATGCGCGCGAAACTGGACTTGATGGGGTGGCCTGACACGGACATTTTTGCGCACTCATGAGCGGGATATTTCAAGATACCGCGCGCCGTGTAATCCGGATCGAGATCGACGCCCTGCAACAGCTGGAGCAGAGCATCGACGACAGCTTTGCCAAGGCTGTTGAACTGATGATTGCCGCGACCGGGCGCATTATCGTCTGCGGCATGGGAAAATCGGGCCATATCGCGCGCAAGATCGCCGCGACCTTGGCCAGCACCGGCACACCTGCGCATTTCGTACACCCGGCCGAAGCCAGCCATGGCGATCTTGGGATGATGGGGGCCGGCGATGTGGTGATCGTCCTGTCCAACTCCGGCGAAACCCCGGAACTGGCCGATGTCATTGCATATACGCGCCGCTTTTCCATTCCGATGATCGGGGTGGCAAGCCGCCCTGAGTCCACGCTGCTGCGGCAGTCTGATGTGGCCCTGGTTCTGCCGCGCGCGCAGGAGGCCTGTGGCACGGGCATCGTTCCGACCTCATCGACAACCATGACGCTGGCGCTCGGCGATGCGCTGGCCGTCGCCTTGATGGAACACCGTAAATTCACGCCAGAACACTTCCGCGCGTTTCATCCTGGCGGAAAACTTGGCGCCCAGTTGAGCAAGGTCTCGGACCTCATGCACACGGGGCGCGCTGTCCCGGTCGTGCCGGGCGACGCCCCAATGTCCGAAGCACTGCGCGAAATCGGCCAGAAAGGATTTGGAGTCGTCGCGGTATCTGACCCGCAAGGGCTGTTGCAAGGGATCATCACAAACGGGGACATCAGCCGACATATGGACGGCTTGGCCTCCTTTGAGGCGCATAACGTCATGACACCATCACCCGTGACGATCCCGCCTGATGCCTTGGCCGAACAGGCAGTCGGCATCATGAATGACAAGAAGATCACCTGCCTGCTGGTCGTCGATCCGCAGGAACCCCGGAAACTGGTCGGGCTGATCCATATCCACGACTGCCTGCGTATTGGCCTGGGGTGATCTTGATGCATGCTGATCGCTACTCTCGAATGGTGGCATGGTTGAAGGTGACCCTGCCTCTCGTAGCGCTTGGTATGTTGTCGACGCTCTTTCTGATTTCGCGTGCGGTTGATCCGCCCAGCACGATTCCTTTTGCCGACAGCGAAGTGCAGGAACGCCTGACCAACCAGCAAGTCACAGGACCTTATTACACCAGCATGTCCGCGAATGGGGATCAGATCGCCGTGATTGCTGAAACCATGACCGGGCCAACGGGTGTCGGCGGAACAAACAAAGGCAAGAACGTCGATATCGAGATGAAGATGGCCAGCGGTACAAACATTACCGCCTATGGAAATGATGCCCTGCTTGACATTGCGAATGACCTGTCACGGCTGACCGGCGATGTCAGGATTACCACCTCCACCGGTTATGTACTGCTGTCCGATGAGTTGTTGATGCGCATGTCTGCCATGGATGTGACCTCACCCGGTGCGGTGTCTGCCACCACGCCTTTGGGGGATCTGCAGGCCGGCGCGATGCGCTTCTTTGTCCCGGAGGGAAAAGAAGATGGCCAATGGGTTTTTACAAACGGCGTAAAACTGGTACACACGCCGGATAAAACGAAAGAATAAGCTGTGACTGTTTTCAGAAATCTCATTTTATCCCTGCCGCTTGTTTTTGCGGCCACCGGTCTGTTGGCACAGGGCACGCAGGTGGCTTTTGGCACGATTCAGGACAACAGCGGACTGCCCGTTGAGGTCACCGCCGACAGTCTCGCTGTCGATCAGAACGCGGGAACGGCGCTGTTTACGGACAATGTGATCGTGATTCAGGGCGAAATGCGCTTGTCGGCCGACAATGTGCTGGTGGTCTATGACACGACGGCACAGGCCATTGACCGCATTGAGGCCACGGGCAATGTCGTGCTGATTTCCGGACAGGATGCCGCCGAATCCGAGCGGGCAGACTATAATGTCGATGACGGGACAATCGTGATGAGCGGCAGTGTTCTTGTCGCGCAGGGCCCCTCGGCAATCAGTGCTGACACAATGACTGTTCAGATATCCGACGGCACCGCGCAAATGTCAGGCCGGGTCAAAACCGTGCTGCAAACCGGTGATCAGTAGATGGCACGCCCCAGGCTGACAGTCGCAGAGGGCTCTGCCGGGTTACGGGTTGAGCATTTGCGCAAATCCTATCGCAAGAAAACTGTCATCCGCGATTTTTCGATGGAGTTAGACAGGGGCGAAGTCGTCGCTTTGCTGGGGCCGAACGGGTCGGGCAAGACAACGACCTTTTACGCCATTGCCGGGCTGGTGACGCCCGAGGGCGGCAGCGTGCAGATTGATGGGCAGGATGTGACGACCTTTCCCATGTATCGCCGTGCGCAACTGGGGATCGGATATCTGCCGCAGGAGATGAGCATCTTTCGCGGCCTTTCCGTACAGGATAACATCGCCGCGATCCTCGATATTACCGAACCGGACCGCCACAAGCGGCGCGAGCGGCTCGAAGAGTTGCTATCAGAGTTTTCGATCGAGCACCTGCGCCGCGCTCCCGCGCTTGCCCTGTCCGGCGGTGAGCGACGGCGTGTGGAAATCGCCCGATGCCTCGCGGCAAACCCACGGTATCTGCTGCTGGACGAACCCTTTGCGGGTGTCGATCCGATTTCGGTCGATGATATCCGCACCCTTGTGGCCGACCTCAAGAAACGCAGCATCGGCGTGCTGATCACCGACCACAACGTGCGGGAAACGCTGGAAATCGTGGATCGCGCCTATATTCTGCACGAAGGCAAGGTGCTGATGTCAGGCACGCCACAAGATGTCGTAGAGAACGAAAACGTGCGTCGGGTTTATCTGGGCGATAAATTCAGGATTTCCTGATATACCCTTTGTTAACCTTTACAATTTTTCCGCTTATGCGCGTTTCTTTTGTTTGACTCTTTCCCCAATAGTCGGGCTCAATGGAACCATGGCGAAGATCAGTCCTTGTGTTTCACCGTGTGCGACAGCTCGTCAGAGCACAGAAAACATCAACCTGAACGGTAGCCATTTTCCATAACCTGTCATCACTTAAGCACGTCGCGAAAGCGTGCGCTTTTGGCAGTGTCTGACTTAAAAGGAGAACCCATGCGGTATCAAATCAGCGGCAAACAGATCGATATTGGTGAAGCACTTCAGACCCACGTACGCGAGGAACTCAGCGAAGCGGTCAAGAAGTATGCCGAGCGCCCGACCGAGGCCGTTGTTGTTTTCTCCAAATCGGCCCATGAGTTTGTTTGCGAGGCAACGGTACATCTGTCGACCGGGCTGACGGCACAGGCCAAGGCGCATCAGACGGAGATATACGCAGCATTTGATGCCTGTCGCGAGAAAATGGAAAAGCAGCTGCGTCGCTACAAGCGTAGGTTGAAAGATCATCATAAAGATCGGGCCGAGCCTGTTGAAATCTACGGCGCGTCCTCATATATCCTCGCATCAGAAGTTGAGTCGGAGGATCAGGAGCCCGAAACGCTGCAACCGATCATTGTGGCTGAAATGGAGACGAAGATCCCCTCTCTTTCCGTGGGCGAGGCCGTCATGCAAATGGAGCTTCAAGGTGCTCCTGTTCTGGTGTTTCGCAACGAAGGCAAGGAAGGCGTGAATGTTGTATACCGTCGGGATGATGGGAACATCGGCTGGATCGATCCTAAGTAGAGTATAACGGCGCAGGCTGCGTCAAAAAAGTGCGAGC
Encoded here:
- a CDS encoding ribonuclease D, whose protein sequence is MTHNVYKNDLPDGLDLGPMVAIDCETMGLHPHRDRLCVVQLSGGDGKAHLIQIAKGQTEAPNLCKLLEDPKVLKLFHFGRFDIAAMLNAFGATAAPVYCTKIASRLVRTYTDRHGLAKLLQELLAIDISKQQQSSDWGAETLTDAQIEYAASDVLYLHQLREALNKMLEREGRMETAQACFDFLPMRAKLDLMGWPDTDIFAHS
- a CDS encoding KpsF/GutQ family sugar-phosphate isomerase gives rise to the protein MSGIFQDTARRVIRIEIDALQQLEQSIDDSFAKAVELMIAATGRIIVCGMGKSGHIARKIAATLASTGTPAHFVHPAEASHGDLGMMGAGDVVIVLSNSGETPELADVIAYTRRFSIPMIGVASRPESTLLRQSDVALVLPRAQEACGTGIVPTSSTTMTLALGDALAVALMEHRKFTPEHFRAFHPGGKLGAQLSKVSDLMHTGRAVPVVPGDAPMSEALREIGQKGFGVVAVSDPQGLLQGIITNGDISRHMDGLASFEAHNVMTPSPVTIPPDALAEQAVGIMNDKKITCLLVVDPQEPRKLVGLIHIHDCLRIGLG
- the raiA gene encoding ribosome hibernation-promoting factor, HPF/YfiA family, with protein sequence MRYQISGKQIDIGEALQTHVREELSEAVKKYAERPTEAVVVFSKSAHEFVCEATVHLSTGLTAQAKAHQTEIYAAFDACREKMEKQLRRYKRRLKDHHKDRAEPVEIYGASSYILASEVESEDQEPETLQPIIVAEMETKIPSLSVGEAVMQMELQGAPVLVFRNEGKEGVNVVYRRDDGNIGWIDPK
- a CDS encoding queuosine precursor transporter: MTRAHLPGIIAMAAIVVASNILVQFLFGNWLTWGAFTYPLAFLVTDIMNRVYGAQAARRVVFTGFIVGIICSLIGTQIMGEYGPLVTLRIAIGSGIAFLTAQLLDVSIFSALRGGTWWRAPLASTLIGSTVDTALFFSIAFSASLSFIEPANDVSWAGEVLPILGFGPQAPLWVSLAIADWGVKLSLALLALVPFRLITGRMTAAQ
- the lptB gene encoding LPS export ABC transporter ATP-binding protein; the encoded protein is MARPRLTVAEGSAGLRVEHLRKSYRKKTVIRDFSMELDRGEVVALLGPNGSGKTTTFYAIAGLVTPEGGSVQIDGQDVTTFPMYRRAQLGIGYLPQEMSIFRGLSVQDNIAAILDITEPDRHKRRERLEELLSEFSIEHLRRAPALALSGGERRRVEIARCLAANPRYLLLDEPFAGVDPISVDDIRTLVADLKKRSIGVLITDHNVRETLEIVDRAYILHEGKVLMSGTPQDVVENENVRRVYLGDKFRIS
- the lptA gene encoding lipopolysaccharide transport periplasmic protein LptA, which translates into the protein MTVFRNLILSLPLVFAATGLLAQGTQVAFGTIQDNSGLPVEVTADSLAVDQNAGTALFTDNVIVIQGEMRLSADNVLVVYDTTAQAIDRIEATGNVVLISGQDAAESERADYNVDDGTIVMSGSVLVAQGPSAISADTMTVQISDGTAQMSGRVKTVLQTGDQ
- a CDS encoding esterase-like activity of phytase family protein; the encoded protein is MALAPWFWFKPVAPPDQPAHLLAVTDIPRDEDWIGGLSGIDLTPDGTEFVFVTDRGHVARGQLLRRDGQLTGIEIDTKRVLVDPRGRVWETLQTDAEGVAWAASGAIFVSFEHAHRVHAYPTLDTPEKLPSYTRAWGAFKQNGGLEALAIQDGGSLFAIPEHVHPGAWAALVYRRKPGEAWQQAFTLPVTDEFSPVGADFGPDGRLYVLERGLYPFGFYSRVRAMRVQEDSVTDIETVLQTKLGTHGNLEGLAVWRDAAGTIRLTMVSDDNFYPFMRGEIVEYALTQRVATQPQ
- the arfB gene encoding alternative ribosome rescue aminoacyl-tRNA hydrolase ArfB, with translation MRISDNITIEDWELTESFMRSSGPGGQNVNKVSSAVELRFEAARSPNLPAPVKTRLKRLAGRRWTTDGALVLQCEETRSQARNREIIRERLAELIRKALVAPKRRIATRPTLGSKKRRLKAKKQRGEVKSLRGRVDPE